The proteins below come from a single bacterium genomic window:
- a CDS encoding phytanoyl-CoA dioxygenase family protein, translating into MASTILTKEELQSYWLDGYVLKRGLIDADKVQTLRDRFQAVTHGSIPPAKGMLVMRDVLVAKGKVQAATPEEEIAKIQDFAEDPVFFGYAKDDRILDVVEQIIGPDIQTLHTMLINKPPNVDGRHPLHQDLVYFGFRPADKIVAAQTALEPMTRENGCLSVVPGSHDRGLIDHETMPWEGANAGYWGAKGVGAHPDRVHVELEPGDTLFFHPVLLHGSGRNRSNGFRRAISGHYVSAECVRTWATPDEDKRQFTLVRGRAHDHAPPPKDVIPPAIPVDRDTYQALRQRESRRG; encoded by the coding sequence GTGGCGAGCACGATCCTGACCAAGGAAGAGCTGCAGTCCTATTGGCTCGATGGCTACGTCCTGAAGCGCGGGCTGATCGACGCCGACAAGGTCCAGACCCTGCGCGACCGCTTCCAGGCCGTGACCCACGGGTCGATTCCGCCGGCCAAGGGCATGCTCGTGATGCGCGACGTGCTCGTCGCCAAGGGCAAGGTCCAGGCGGCGACGCCGGAAGAGGAGATCGCGAAGATCCAGGACTTCGCGGAGGACCCTGTCTTCTTCGGCTACGCGAAGGACGACCGGATCCTCGATGTCGTCGAGCAGATCATCGGCCCCGACATCCAGACCCTGCACACGATGCTGATCAACAAGCCGCCGAACGTCGACGGTCGCCACCCGCTCCATCAGGACCTCGTCTACTTCGGGTTCCGGCCGGCGGACAAGATCGTGGCGGCGCAGACGGCCCTCGAGCCGATGACCCGGGAGAACGGGTGCCTCTCCGTCGTCCCCGGCTCCCACGATCGCGGACTGATCGACCACGAGACGATGCCGTGGGAAGGCGCGAACGCCGGCTACTGGGGCGCCAAGGGCGTGGGGGCCCATCCCGACCGCGTGCACGTCGAGCTCGAGCCGGGCGACACGCTCTTCTTCCATCCGGTCCTCCTCCATGGATCGGGCCGCAATCGGAGCAACGGATTCCGTCGCGCGATCTCGGGGCACTACGTGTCGGCGGAGTGCGTGCGGACCTGGGCGACGCCCGACGAGGACAAGCGGCAGTTCACACTCGTGCGAGGCCGCGCCCACGACCATGCG